One window of the Balaenoptera ricei isolate mBalRic1 chromosome X, mBalRic1.hap2, whole genome shotgun sequence genome contains the following:
- the LOC132356911 gene encoding cytochrome c oxidase subunit 7B, mitochondrial, with product MFPLAKNALSRLGVRSIPQTMSRQSHQKRTPDFHDKYGNAVLASGATFCVAVWAYTATQIGIEWNLSPVGRVTPKEWREQ from the exons ATgtttcccttggccaaaaacgcaCTAAGTCGTCTCGGAG TTCGAAGCATTCCGCAAACAATGTCAAGGCAGAGCCACCAGAAGCGGACACCTGATTTCCATGACAAATATGGTAATGCTGTATTAGCTAGTGGAGCCACTTTCTGTGTTGCTGTATGGGCATAT ACAGCAACACAAATTGGAATAGAATGGAACCTGTCCCCTGTTGGCAGAGTCACCCCAAAGGAATGGAGAGAACAGTGA